Sequence from the Priestia megaterium genome:
TTTTATTTTTTGCTGAAGTTCTTGTACGTTTTTTTCAAGCTGAGCAATGCGTCCTTCTTGCTGCTGAATATACGAAGACATTTGCTGAACATACTGATGTACTTGCTGAATATAGTTCATGTTATCCACCTTCAATCACCTCGATTCCCTTATCTTCTGATAAAGAAAATAGTTATATATATACATATGGCGATGAAGGTTGTAACATGTCAGTCGTTGTCTCGAGCTGGAGGAGTTAACGACTGTGAAAAAGGAGCTGGGGCAGTGCCCGCGCCGGTTCCGGGAGTAAAGGTAGAAGGAGAAACAGATCCAAGAATGCCTTTTTTTGTTTCAGTAGGTGCGGCGCCTGTAAATCCTCCTGTATTAAAGAGATTTGAGTTTGGTTTAATGACACCAACGCTTCCAATTTGAAGTACCGAAGAGTTACTTACAGCACTGATTTTCATACTTTGAATACAGATACTTTGATTCACATAAAAGTTCATAAGCATCCTCCTGTATGAGCTTCATTTCTATTATAGATTTCCAGCGACATTTTGATCATTTACGTCATTGTCTGACGTATTGGTTGAGCTCTGCTGATTCACAACATATAATCCGTCACCTGTATTAAACGAACCTGCGCCAGCAAATGTTTTAGCAGTGGAAATAGGGGCTATTGTATAAACATCTCCAATATGAAAGACGCTGGCTGAACCAACACTGTTAAGATTAACAACACCAACAATGGCAGGCATAGGCAAACACCCTTTTAATTTAGTCTAGTAACAGCATATGAAGCCTAGACAAAAAGGTGATTAATGCTTTTTCCTTATCTATATGCAGAGAGTAAGCAAAACATTAAAGAGAGGAATGGAAATAGTAAACATTGAAGAAAAACTTTTGCGTTCGATATAATGTGAAAGCAATAATGAAATAAGGTAAGGTGTGAAAGAATGAAACGTTTCAAAATGAACGCAGCTGATAAAGAACAGC
This genomic interval carries:
- a CDS encoding spore germination protein GerPB, which encodes MNFYVNQSICIQSMKISAVSNSSVLQIGSVGVIKPNSNLFNTGGFTGAAPTETKKGILGSVSPSTFTPGTGAGTAPAPFSQSLTPPARDND
- a CDS encoding spore germination protein — protein: MPAIVGVVNLNSVGSASVFHIGDVYTIAPISTAKTFAGAGSFNTGDGLYVVNQQSSTNTSDNDVNDQNVAGNL